In Drosophila busckii strain San Diego stock center, stock number 13000-0081.31 chromosome 3R, ASM1175060v1, whole genome shotgun sequence, the sequence CAGTTTGATGTTGATAGATACAACAGTTTGTGAGCTCAAGCTTCTGGTTCTCAGAGTCAGCGATGTGCTCGACGATAAAGCGAAGCGTGCAGTGCATGTTATAATGAAACtcttaaagcaaataatgtcGCACACACAGAGTCTTAGCGCCGGATGCGCATGAAAACGCGAATTTATACAggaactggagctggagctggagcataTCAAGGACATTCATTACACAGCAGATTTTAGCTGGAGATATGCGCTGCCAGATAAATCGCATATCATTTGGCATTGGATTTGGCTTCGCAGGACTTGAGCTCAACCAACAAAATCGCTGATCATAATGAATATTAGTTATTCACTGGCAATTTGTCAatgacaaaagctaaaatgtgcgcatattttattcaaaaattaaatgcaatagtTGGCGGCGCACAAATCTTTTGTGTACTCAAGTAGAAGTGCCCAAACTAAATGACAATATTTCCCACTAAAATGTTGCTTGCCGCTTATCAGACGCAGTTAGTTGGCAATGCCTTCTTGCCTGATGTCCTGCGCCTGCAGCAAACTTCCGCAGTTGTGCCAACGAACGTGGCCCCAACCAAACCACATCCCTTATATGTCAGAGCAAGGCGTGTCCGGGACGATGAAGGCGcgcgtaaaaataaaatgcgcgcACACTGCGAAAACTCTTAACATGCAAATGCGttggcaaaaattttatttcttttttaatttggcacaaagacaaaaaataaaagaatcgGCTAGAGATAGTAAAAAAGCGAACGTGATATTGAGGCATGCACTGCGgataagtgtgtgtgcgtccaGTTGCGCACAGATAGTTGTGCCACGCCCAATTGGGCTGCCGCACATCAAGGCGaagttttaatttcagtttgtgcgaaattttttaactgcaactgccagcggccaacagcaacagcaactgccactgcatctgcattttaattgcaaatggaAACAGTTATCTAAATTggttaaaatattaaagcgaTACATGGCTATCTGTAATGGCCAAAAGCTCAAAATGGAAAATGCGTTGTTactttttgtggcattttgtgtgttatgaacttttgtgcaaattgCTGGACACCAGCTGTGtgaaaaattgtgtaaaagttgcagatacaaatataaagcaactTTTTGATAAAAAGTTGGTTACGAAAATGAATTATTGAAGCATAAACttgatttgaaaattgcagcacacacacaagttaaACTTGTCAAATGCTATGCCAACTATTTGGGCATGAAAATAATGTGAACATTTGGCGCTACACATTTTTGGTGCATTGCCAACACAGGATTTCGACTTTGACTTGGGTCTGCAATTGAAGCTGCAACGCCCCCTTGGATGAGCTGGCAGGACAAAGTTTTTATTCCGGGTGCTGAGTTGCTATGCAAATCAAAGTAGCTctagctactgctgctgcagctgcctttGTATGCCAATCGTTCTGccaattagttaaatttattatttgaggcaaccacagcagccgcagcagagGCGGAAGCATGAGTTTGTCAACTGCTTAAACCAAACTCAAACCAGAAGCCATGtgtcagcagcaaagcagTTTCCATTTGTCTACTCACGTTTTGGGATTAAtgacaagcaagcaagcaagccaaCCAACCAGGCGAACCACCCCCCAACCTCGCTGACCAGCACACACATGAAAATTGTCATACATTTTCTCctccctctctcactctcgatCTGTGTATCATTGCtcacagcaaatatttaacttttaaggATATGCTGCCAAGGCTAATTCCTTTTTTATGCGtgccatataaattatttaaattattatttattgacgCATATTTCATGCAACGCAATTTccaatatattttgtatatttatattttattcttgcCTGCTCCGGAATTCGTTGGCGTTAGCCTTTGCACAACGGATATTGGAACGTTGCATTGAACAATAAATCACGCATCATAAATCAATGGGGAAACTTCAATTAATGCTCCACTATTTGCATCGATAATTCAATGCTAATTTATCTTCACAAAGTGCCTTGCATTAATTATCATGCAATtacttatacacacatacattctGCATAATATATATCACCGTAATTAGCCGCCCACTAAAGCTCTGACAATGCAACTACATaatgagtatgtgtgtgtaatgagTGAGTGTTGacttttgttggcttttgacCCAAACATGTCATAAGAACAAGCATTAACTATGCCAGTTCATCTTAAGGATGCCTAAGTCAAAGGGTAAAGCTGCGTAAatattgtttgcaaatttaaaataatgcttagttattaaataatttatgtatattggctttatttttatactgaAGGCAAAAAACGAGATGTCAATGTTGTGCGcttataacaatatttagtaatcaactatatatataggaaaatttatatttatttttgacattAAGTAAATGCAGCAACATATCTGTGAAgatcttattttttatttatttatttctttaactAAAATAGGatgtacaataataataataataataataagtaaatttgaaatataataaattactgacaaattaaaacaaaattatatacataaacatcTTAAATTTGAATCTAgctatttgaattttaaaagagaaaaattataatcaaGACATGCAAAAAATAAGATTAATGTAGTAAATGTTAGTAAAGAATTGAACGgattgaaaaaaatacaaaaaattcacAATCAAATCTAAAtgtagcaaaaacaaaacataaatttaaaatatgattaAAGTTAGGtctcaattttgttgcttttaaaatacGAAGCACAGCaatgaaatatatgtattttattctCTTTAAAATACCTTTGAAATAAATCTTTGATATAAAATAGGGGTTgtggcatttgatttattagaCAATCCGTcatacacttttattttaaagacaCTTAATTGTGAGCCTTTGTTCGCTCTTGGTAATAACAACGATCATAaaatgtcttttttttttgtcagtgCTCAAGAATTAATTGccatcataaatattttcttagcCATTATCGTATAATCATTGCTTGCTGGAATTAATTTTCTTCAGCAATGTTAAGCACTTTGGCTAGAGAGCACGTGGGTCGTTTTGTAATCCACGCATATTAAGGATAAGCACTTGATCactggcaattgcaattgcaaaatttcatGGGCACTCAACTTCAGGTATTTTAgtaaaaaggcaaaaacatCAAACGAGTTACTCACCCAATCTAATTTCACATTTGGCTGCACGGACATGGACGAGCGTTGACGTTTTATTATGATGGCATTGGCCAAGTGCTGAGTGCAGAGTAGCCAAAGACAGCGTCgtcatgagcagcagcagcagtagcagcatcagcatcagtaTTGGCCCATTCAGAGTGGCATCCGTATCTGGATCGTAAAACCAACACGCCATTGTTTACAACTAGAAGTCGGACAGTTAGTGGCCATTATGCCAAGGCGCTGGCTGGCACATCGTAAAAGAAAGCGACaagcacaataaaaacaaaccgTTGTCTGTCTGGTCTGCTCCGCTCAGGACTGCTGGCTCAGGACCCCAAAAGGCAGCTGCATCAACGCCGCCAGGTCCAAGTTGAATGAGCGCCAGCAAGGCGCGCGTCTTGCATGTGAAGGCGTTAAGAGCGGTGGCCAGCACACGTTTTTCTAGCCGCTGGAATTGGATGCTGGAAGAGACACAAAGCGATGGCCAAAGCACTGCGGAGCAAGCAAGAAAGCAGgcgagagtgagcgagatagagcgagccaaatgcaatttttgtgaATAGCGCCAAAAAGGTAAACAAGCATGCAAGATGCGCAGGCGCTGCTCCAACTACAAATGCAATCCACAACGGATGCTGAGCGAGCAAATCCATTGAGCCAAGCCTGGCGATGGAGCGGGGTTGAAAATCCAAGCGAGCAACCCTTAGCGCCCAAACGATGGCGAGACAGAGAAAGCGGCAGAAGGAGCAAgcgaagcagcaaaaattaaagagAGTGACAATGAGATGCTGGAGAGTTGCTCTAGCTTACGTTCCAATCGACTTTCCGGgtggtggttgttgctgctgctgctgctataaaaatcaataaatgcgACGTCCATGTTGCCTCAACCCGCATAGCCCGTAACCCTCTCTCAGCAGCACTAGGCAGACAATGAAATGATGAAGCCGCTGCCGTCAACGCATGCCGCTAAGGGCGCACGTGTTGTCCCTCGATCCCCAAACTCCAGCTCCCCATCATAGAGCCCAAGCaaacagactgactgactgtatGTGCGTTtagcggcaacaacagcaattacaaTATAGACAGACATTTAGAGCGAGCATTGCATTTAGAGCcagcagcatataaaaaaaaagatatacatatatatatgctacatATGCGTAGTTGCAtgaaaaattgtcaaaatGTAGTTAGCAACGAGTTTCTAATGGAAACAATTAAGTCATTAGCAagtgttgatgttgttgacGGCAAAGAGAGCATGGACGACTGgctggtgggtgggtggaGTTAGGTCTGGAAACTAATGTTCTTAGGCTATAATGAAGTTGGGCCAGCTGCAGGGACAGGGGCAGGGACAGGGACATCGCTCATGCGGTTAACTGGTCGGGCACACATGGCGCCACGTGCTTATAGTCCATAAGTAGTTTTCACAATCTCGCACATGTAGATATAGTTGTGTTTCccaaaaaatactttatatatataaaaacctCAAgagtgccagcagcagcagcagcagtgactgTGAAGAGCACGACTCGTTGGGCCGCTTTACAAATGCCTCGCATTTTTCTCAATTACAATGAACAACTTACTTTTTgccatatgtgcatatatatagtatatatgtgtgtgtgtgtttgtgtgggtgtCAAGAGGTGAACAGCAAGCACATTTTTAACCATGATTGAAGAGTTAAATGTTGTGGCAGTTTTAACAGCTTCAGTCAGCTTACATAAATGGCAGTTAAATAATGTACTTGGGGCGCCTGGACTTGCTCTAAGTTGAACTTTAAGAATTTGTAATccttttatgtaaatttatttgcttgtgtgtgtgtgtgtggcataagCTTAACTTAAACTACAACAGCCAACCTAAACTCCAGCTAGCTTAAgtaattgatatatttatgtttgcatttgacTTGAGCTAGAACTATAGATAAGCAATGCTATCTTATCCTAAAAACATTCGAAATGCAGCGACAAAGTCTTCCCATGTTTGTTCAATTCCCAAtgaaagtaaacaacaaacacataaatGAGATAAGAggcattataaatttaatgtgaatgtatgtgtgtgtgtgtattgcataTGAAGAGAGATATGTTAAGgcacaaaatatacaaagatTTCAAGTGAATACGGCATCAAAGTTAATTGAATGaaacattaataataagcacagacagacataacgcagccaaaagccaaacatatatgtatgcatgtatgtgtgtctgtgtgtgtgtgtgtgtgtgtgtgtataatacAATTGCCCAAAAGCTTACAAATACGAATCTTTTGTATGTGCTAACAAAGGTATTTTGATAACGCTCTGGAACAGATGCAGCCGAGCATCGGCATGTCCCAGTTTGTTGGTGGCATTGCAGTAGTAGTCTCCATAGTCCTCCTCCGATACGCTGTCTATGCGTAGCACCGATGTAGTGGTCTCCGAGGATGAAGCGGTGTTGGCAATCTCATAGCGGCGTCCCGACTGCAACTGCACGCCGTTGCGATGCCAGACGACAGTGGGAGCGGGAAAACCTTGAACGGCGCACTTCAGATCAACAGATTGGGAGAGCATCTGTGCTACCTTGGGACGCTGTATGGCAATCTGTGGCCGGAACTCCACCTCAATGCGCACTAGACGCTTGTCCGGCTGTCCCTCGCCGTTTTGGGCAATGCAGTAGTAGCCGCCGCGATCCAGACGATGCGCTGTTCTGATCTTCAGCGTGGGCTCATTCAACAAGTAGCCGCCTGCCGGCATCAGCGCGTTATCTACGCGTGCCCAGCTTATGGTGGGTGTGGGAAAGCCATTGGCATGACAGCTGACCTCCAGATTTTGTC encodes:
- the LOC108602413 gene encoding protein amalgam, which translates into the protein MQQWKYQQGLRLYLCLLCLSLATAAAPVISDISGDVVASIGDSVELNCTVEHVGPMTVSWVKTPSGTAARDSAVVLSMRTMLTLTDPRYNISMQENAAKGSAVYSLRIRQIEASDMGPYECQVLVSSTDKLTKKLNLLIKTPPVISEQTPKSKLVTEGQNLEVSCHANGFPTPTISWARVDNALMPAGGYLLNEPTLKIRTAHRLDRGGYYCIAQNGEGQPDKRLVRIEVEFRPQIAIQRPKVAQMLSQSVDLKCAVQGFPAPTVVWHRNGVQLQSGRRYEIANTASSSETTTSVLRIDSVSEEDYGDYYCNATNKLGHADARLHLFQSVIKIPLLAHTKDSYL